The genomic window CACCGTGGAGTCGATCTTGCGATCGCTGCAGGTCAACCGGTGTTTGCGGCCGCTGATGGGCGGGTCATCTACGCGGGTATGCTCAATGACCGCGAGCTTGTCTCGATTGAGCACGCAGATGGGATTCGGACCACCTATGAGCCGATCACCCCCACGGTAGGGCGCGGAGACGTCGTCTCGCGCGGTGACCTCATCGGCCACGTGGCAGGCAAGCACTGTTTCCCGCAGTCGTGCCTTCACTGGGGCGCCAAACGTGGCAGGGACGGTTACATCGATCCCCTCTCCCTGCTGCGGGCGCCAATCCGGCTCTACGAATAGTGTTTAGGCGCGCGGGTGGGCTTGGCCAAAGG from Trueperella pyogenes includes these protein-coding regions:
- a CDS encoding M23 family metallopeptidase, with the protein product MKKILLALGLVSVGGALALSVPSSVPAAVSPPTITVPTVHVHYGWPSGAQVDVLRPFAPGAQNWLSGHRGVDLAIAAGQPVFAAADGRVIYAGMLNDRELVSIEHADGIRTTYEPITPTVGRGDVVSRGDLIGHVAGKHCFPQSCLHWGAKRGRDGYIDPLSLLRAPIRLYE